In the Gossypium raimondii isolate GPD5lz chromosome 9, ASM2569854v1, whole genome shotgun sequence genome, one interval contains:
- the LOC105799505 gene encoding guanylate kinase 2 codes for MGEAPAFCFDNLQNGFGLKPKGLETSADVGDKTFVIGGGADHDSTSYIGVKIYDKSTGKWVIPTVLGTKPKACKGHSAILLNEDRIMIIIRGSTPDDCIWFLEADTKYVKEQRKIWGTEVVAWSRGVRGDAEKPVVISGPSGVGKGTLINMLMKEFPSMFGFSVSHTTRAPRGNEKNGVHYHFTDRSVMEKDIKDGKFLEFASVHGNLYGTSIEAVEAVADSGKRCILDIDVQGARSVRASSLDAIFIFICPPTMRELEERLRARGTETEEQILKRLRNAEAEIEQGKSSGIFDHILYNDNLEECYENLKELLGLNGSAPTNHKPSPKGIDLPSNHSVSKIDNKILINCETPELEKASKNLIALDVSSLKGGAPGRTRGLNVYALDSFSDGLNEKLS; via the exons ATG GGTGAAGCCCCGGCATTCTGTTTTGACAATCTACAAAATGGATTTGGTTTAAAACCCAAAGGCTTGGAGACCTCTGCCGACGTTGGTGACAAAACG TTTGTAATTGGTGGTGGGGCAGACCATGATTCCACATCATATATTGGGGTTAAGATTTATGACAAATCTACAGGCAAATG GGTGATCCCTACAGTTCTGGGAACAAAACCAAAGGCATGTAAAGGCCATTCGGCCATTCTTTTGAATGAAGATCgaataatgataattattagGGGTTCCACCCCAGATGACTGCATTTGGTTTCTTGAG GCGGACACCAAGTATGTTAAGGAACAGAGAAAAATTTGGGGGACTGAAGTTGTTGCCTGGAGTAGGGGTGTGAGGGGTGATGCTGAGAAGCCGGTTGTTATCAGTGGTCCTTCTGGAGTTGGTAAGGGGACACTAATAAACATGTTGATGAAGGAATTCCCATCTATGTTTGGGTTCTCTGTCAGCCACACAACCCGTGCACCAAGGGGCAACGAGAAGAATGGAGTTCATTATCATTTTACTGACCGGAGTGTAATGGAGAAAGATATAAAAGATGGGAAATTTCTTGAGTTTGCTTCTGTTCATGGGAATCTTTATGGAACTAGTATTGAAGCTGTTGAGGCAGTAGCAGACTCTGGGAAG AGGTGCATTCTTGACATTGATGTTCAAGGAGCAAGGTCAGTGAGGGCAAGTTCTCTTGatgccattttcatttttatctgtCCGCCCACAATGAGAGAGCTTGAAGAGCGGCTCCGTGCAAG GGGGACTGAGACAGAGGAGCAAATCCTAAAACGACTACGGAATGCGGAAGCAGAAATTGAGCAAGGGAAATCTTCTGGCATCTTTGATCATATATTATACAATGATAATCTCGAGGAGTGCTATGAGAATCTTAAG GAACTGCTAGGGCTGAATGGAAGTGCACCAACTAATCATAAGCCAT CACCCAAAGGGATTGATCTGCCTTCGAACCATTCGGTGTCAAAAATCGATAACAAGATCCTCATAAATTGTGAGACTCCGGAACTCGAGAAAGCGTCAAAGAACTT GATTGCATTGGATGTGTCGTCGCTAAAAGGTGGGGCACCCGGTCGGACAAGAGGACTAAATGTCTATGCCCTTGATTCATTTTCAGATGGCTTAAATGAGAAACTGAGCTGA